AAGTCCTTCAAATTTGGAACCAAATCATTCCAAATCACAGGCAATGCAGTGACACAGATTCTAGGACTGCCAAATGAAGGCAAATCTGTCAAACTTGTCAATGATAGGTACACTTCTACCTTCAGAACAAGGCACTTTGGAGAGAAGGGAAAACCATCAAAAAACCAGGTAGAAGCAGAATTAGAAAAGACAATTGCCTTGGCAAACCAAccgaagaaagaaaaggcaaagacagagcaaaagaaaaaaatgaacaaaggaaaagaaaagaaagaagctgaagaagaagaagaagaagaagaagttgatTACGACAAGGAGGTGGTCAGCCTAATATTGATTCTGCTGTGCATGACATTCCTTTTTGCCAACTCTTCATCTACTTtgcatttgaaattatttgagcACTGTGTGAATCTAGACACACTTTCAAGCTATTCGTGGGCAAGAGCTGTTTCAGCCTACATGAATGAATCCTTGaccacaaaagcaaaagcaaaagcaaagaagGGAGGAGAAGCCTCTATAGGAGCTGTTTCGGGTTGCACTATCCTAATATTGGTAAGTAAACAGTGGCTTATGCaatgcattttgagttttaggcAATGCAGTTTCAATTTagtgcaatgcagtttccatttaCTGCAATGCAGAAACGGAAACTGCAACgcagtttctgttttatcCTATGTAGTTTCCAACCTAATTTCTGATATATCTTGTTTTTGAACTGTGCAGTTTCTACTGTGTGAGAGGACAAACATCATACAACCAATCCTTGGCAAGGAGAAAGAAACTCCTGCCATTCTTAAATGGAGTCTTGTGGAACTCCACACAAGATTCAACCAAATAAAGGACTTGAATGACATCGAGGTATGCAATTTATCGCATGTTCTTTTTTAATGTATCTTGAATGTGAATCCATGCTAAATCATTCTCATTGTACAGGGTATTTTCAAAACTCCTAAAAAGCGAAAAACTACCAGGGAAGAGGAAGACACTGTTGAGAAGGTAATTGAAATCTGTATACAATGCATTGCAGTTTGTGTTTTCTACATTGCAGTTTGCATTTTATCCAATGCAGTTTCTGAATCATTCAATCTCATTGTACAGGGTAGTttgaaaacatataaaaagagaaaaactacCGGAGAAGAGGGAGAGCCTCTTGACAAGGTATAAGAATCTCTAAATAGTGAATTATGCATTTCGGTTTTCGTTTCCTCcaatgcaatgcagtttctaaTTAGTTTCTGTTCAATAtgcaggaaaaagaaaaagaagatgatgagggACAACAAGGAGAAGCAGAGGAAGCTGAAAACCAAGGAAAACCTGATGATGCTGATCAAACTCCAGAATTAAAAGAGGCTGGAAAGTAGAAAATGTTTGAGAATGAAGCTGGAAAAGAACCTCTTGCAATTCAAGACCTCTTGGTGAAGTCCATGACAGACCAAATCAACTACCGCCAACAACAAGATCCTAGCTTCGTTTGCCCAGAAAGATTACAACTATGGAaggatgaaaaaaatgaagacagtgagaagaaaatgaaggaattgTGGGATATATTTATCCAAGCAGAAAAGAGATCAAAGGAGCTGGAAGTGGAGTTGGCAACATACATAGAGAAATTAGATAATGAAGAATGTGTGACTGCCACCATGACAGTGGAATCTACAGTTCAGCTCAATGAAatacaaaatctgaaaaggaGGATTGCAGAATTGGAAGGCAAGGAAACTCGTATTGACATGGAGAAGATTGCCAAGAAAAAGGAGATTCAAGGAAAGTACAAGGCAGAAATTGAAAGCTTGTTGTCAAACCCAA
This genomic stretch from Prunus dulcis unplaced genomic scaffold, ALMONDv2, whole genome shotgun sequence harbors:
- the LOC117613643 gene encoding glutamic acid-rich protein-like, with translation MFENEAGKEPLAIQDLLVKSMTDQINYRQQQDPSFVCPERLQLWKDEKNEDSEKKMKELWDIFIQAEKRSKELEVELATYIEKLDNEECVTATMTVESTVQLNEIQNLKRRIAELEGKETRIDMEKIAKKKEIQGKYKAEIESLLSNPTIFEMEMDLPTKQPTQPVEEKEEEKKEEEKQQEEREEENEREEENKEQEKQQEEREEEKKQDAPTPDVPSRVQRVKNRERKRLQASCYVYEKNKKTKKEAKKDDEELPQFKLISSEELTQEASQTDATNPIPDPPKGTSLHDSIPI